AGTAGATACCGGCGAACGCCACCAGGCTGGCACCGATCAGGGTGAGCTTTTCCGGCAGCGCGCCCAGGAAAATCACGCCGATAATCACCGACCAGAGCAGCGAGCTGTAATCGAACGGGGCCAGCAGCGAGGCGTCAGCGTAGCGCATGCTCAGCGTCAGCAAAATTTGCGTCAGTCCGCCGCACACGCCGCATCCCAGCAGCAGAAGCAGCTGCTCGCCCTGCGGAAAGCGCCAGCCAAACGGCAGCGTCAGCAGCGAGGTGGCGCCGGTCATAGCGGTAAACCAGAAGGCGATCGCGCCCGGCTTCTCCTTGCCGCTCAGATAGCGGATCTGAATCAGCGCGCCCGCCGTGCAGAGCGCCGAGAGCAGCGCCAGCAGCACGCCGACGGAAGCGGCCAGGCTGGCCACCGTCAGCCTGGGCGGGCCGCTGAGCGACAGGTGGCCGGAAAGCATAATCACGATCCCCGCGAAACCGGCCACCACCGACAGCCAGCGGTTGAGCCGCACCTTTTCACGCAGCACCACGGCGGCAAGCAGCACGGTGAACAGCGGCGCGGCGTAGTTGATGGCGGTGGCGTCGGTCAGGGAGATATAAATCAGCGAGAGATAGCTCAGGTACATGCTGCAGGTGCCCGCCAGGCCGCGCCCGATATGCCCTTTCACATTGCGGGTTTTTATTCCCTGAATAATGCCGCCCTGAAAGGTCAGCCAT
Above is a genomic segment from Pantoea agglomerans containing:
- a CDS encoding DMT family transporter, giving the protein MSASTGISLKIMATLSSTLMLACVKGLEGALPVGEVIFFRSLVGVIPLLLWLTFQGGIIQGIKTRNVKGHIGRGLAGTCSMYLSYLSLIYISLTDATAINYAAPLFTVLLAAVVLREKVRLNRWLSVVAGFAGIVIMLSGHLSLSGPPRLTVASLAASVGVLLALLSALCTAGALIQIRYLSGKEKPGAIAFWFTAMTGATSLLTLPFGWRFPQGEQLLLLLGCGVCGGLTQILLTLSMRYADASLLAPFDYSSLLWSVIIGVIFLGALPEKLTLIGASLVAFAGIYSVLSERRRVASARFTARSETAD